One window from the genome of Paraneptunicella aestuarii encodes:
- a CDS encoding cystathionine gamma-synthase family protein yields MNNKGFTTRLVHADRVLNQPENGAVHQPRTNSVLFEYKQVEDLVDIFQGRVAGHAYSRQSSPSIDALQNMLAQMEEGIGALTFATGMAAITTTLLTLLQSGDHIIISQFVFGNTNSFANTLQRFGIEVTMVDVTEVENVANAIQPNTKAVFVETIANPATQIADLQGIGELCQQRSLVYIVDNTMTPAFLFKAKNVGASLIVSSLTKYVAGHGHVLGGAVVDTGLFDWTSFTGILPELRKLPVQAQALTQIKKKGLRDMGGCLTADSAHAISVGMETLALRMERTCNNAIELAAFLNGHDKVEHVYYPGLASHPQHQRAREQFKMFGGILSLDLKPGLDCFKFINHLELVLNATHLGDTRTLAIPVAHTIFYEMGAETRARMGIGDNMIRFSIGIEDCVDIIADFAQALEQI; encoded by the coding sequence TTGAATAACAAGGGATTTACCACTCGTTTAGTGCACGCCGATCGAGTGCTGAATCAGCCAGAAAATGGTGCAGTTCATCAACCCAGAACCAACTCGGTATTATTCGAGTATAAGCAAGTTGAAGATTTGGTTGATATTTTTCAGGGGCGAGTGGCTGGGCACGCCTATTCCCGCCAGTCTTCACCTTCTATCGACGCGTTGCAAAATATGTTGGCTCAAATGGAAGAGGGGATTGGAGCCTTAACTTTCGCAACGGGCATGGCGGCCATTACCACCACCTTGTTAACGTTATTGCAGTCTGGCGATCACATCATCATTAGTCAATTTGTGTTTGGTAACACTAATAGTTTTGCTAATACACTGCAGCGATTTGGTATTGAAGTGACCATGGTTGATGTTACCGAGGTCGAAAATGTGGCAAATGCCATTCAACCTAATACCAAAGCGGTATTTGTTGAAACAATCGCTAACCCTGCCACGCAGATTGCGGACTTGCAAGGTATTGGGGAATTGTGCCAGCAGCGGTCATTGGTCTACATAGTTGATAACACTATGACGCCGGCCTTTTTATTCAAAGCGAAAAATGTTGGGGCTTCCTTGATTGTCAGTTCATTAACCAAATATGTGGCGGGTCATGGTCATGTATTGGGTGGGGCTGTGGTTGATACTGGCTTGTTTGACTGGACTAGCTTTACCGGAATTCTGCCTGAATTAAGAAAATTGCCAGTACAGGCGCAAGCTCTAACGCAAATTAAAAAGAAAGGGTTGCGAGATATGGGCGGTTGCTTAACCGCTGATTCTGCTCATGCTATTTCCGTTGGTATGGAAACCTTGGCATTAAGGATGGAACGAACCTGTAACAATGCTATTGAATTAGCTGCTTTCCTGAATGGTCATGACAAAGTAGAGCATGTGTACTATCCCGGACTTGCATCTCATCCTCAGCATCAAAGAGCTCGCGAGCAGTTTAAGATGTTTGGTGGTATTTTAAGTCTGGATCTTAAACCCGGATTAGATTGCTTCAAGTTTATTAATCATCTTGAGCTAGTGCTAAATGCTACGCATTTGGGAGACACTCGGACATTAGCGATTCCTGTCGCTCATACTATTTTCTATGAAATGGGTGCTGAAACGCGTGCCAGGATGGGTATTGGCGACAATATGATCCGATTCTCAATTGGTATTGAAGATTGTGTGGATATTATTGCTGATTTTGCTCAAGCATTAGAGCAAATCTAG
- a CDS encoding isoamylase early set domain-containing protein, with protein MSLKKQFLKSKPVCKVTFKLTPEEAKNADSVRLLGDFNDWDKRSQPMKKLKNGGFTATVALETGKDYQFRYLLNDHEWENDWAADNYMPSPQSYDDNSVVSC; from the coding sequence ATGAGTCTTAAAAAACAATTCCTTAAATCAAAACCAGTCTGCAAAGTGACCTTTAAACTCACACCCGAAGAAGCGAAAAATGCAGATTCAGTTCGACTACTCGGCGATTTCAATGATTGGGACAAACGAAGCCAACCCATGAAAAAATTAAAAAATGGCGGATTCACTGCGACAGTAGCCCTGGAAACAGGAAAAGATTACCAATTCAGGTATTTATTGAATGATCATGAGTGGGAAAATGACTGGGCTGCAGATAACTACATGCCTTCTCCACAATCCTATGATGATAACTCGGTAGTATCTTGCTAA
- a CDS encoding carbohydrate binding family 9 domain-containing protein, producing MLALSIPHLETRINIDGNLDDAAWVNATTIHLDKITHPYENTPSPVETRVSYFEDGETLYVSFVAEDPEPENIRAFFHGRDNAKNDDLVGIRLDPYGDHRLVFQFYVNPLGVQNDSTYDVTLQSEKSSWDGIWDSAGKVTEKGFQVELAIPLHNFNFNSNIGQQQWAVEFIRFYPREERLRLSHISIDRNNDCWECQMDFLHGFDRLSESNNNATLSLIPTLVVSNTDSRNVYTNSDWNTETNSQVGLDIKWNWSSDLFINATINPDFSQIEADAAQLGFNDNFSLEVEEKRSFFLENDDIFSSQFDLVHTRNISSPNLGIKVTGRKDKHAYGFFAIDDEYTTIPIPGNLGSDYITLNKSSKNTALRYRYDANKDFYIGILGTIRTSEDYHNYVVSSDMHYRITEQDLLQIQLIQTRTNYSEAISELFCTGDNCAEQTLRNVKCQLSNCNIDEQYLRTYMQEEITGEAYKIIYNHDERDWYTYSRIQDISGGFRADLGFQTRVDQNRALFGGGLKYYGNSDQWWSILDIWIDYDILRNDARDVLERELEVHFEVYGEAQSYLTMGYIHRNEVGKRLDPSILDVAGNTDMFQVDYIEIEANIQPVSGLYLELLADFGNRIDFTNNRPAKQFTATPTIIYNINRHANLELMYHYFYLEADDEEVSSAHVADMRLSYNFDTRNSLKFNVIYTDVRYNLNNQPALLPENYPDEKWSDISTQLIYSYKINPQTVIYAGYSDHAVKYDQLNNYEKDDKSLFIKFSYAWIN from the coding sequence GTGCTCGCCTTATCTATCCCTCACCTTGAAACCAGAATAAATATTGATGGTAATCTGGATGATGCGGCCTGGGTTAATGCTACAACCATTCATCTGGATAAAATTACCCATCCCTATGAAAATACGCCATCTCCAGTGGAAACCCGAGTCAGCTATTTTGAAGATGGTGAAACCCTCTATGTCTCTTTCGTTGCAGAAGATCCTGAACCAGAGAATATACGTGCTTTTTTTCACGGACGAGATAATGCTAAAAATGATGATTTAGTGGGTATTCGCCTTGATCCCTATGGCGATCATCGATTGGTATTTCAGTTTTATGTAAACCCCTTAGGTGTTCAAAACGACAGCACTTATGACGTCACTTTACAAAGTGAAAAAAGTTCATGGGACGGCATATGGGATTCAGCTGGAAAAGTTACGGAAAAAGGGTTTCAAGTTGAATTAGCTATTCCCCTACACAATTTCAACTTTAATTCCAACATTGGTCAGCAACAATGGGCTGTAGAATTTATTCGTTTCTACCCTCGGGAAGAAAGGCTCCGTTTATCCCATATAAGCATTGATAGAAATAATGATTGCTGGGAATGCCAAATGGACTTTTTACATGGTTTTGACAGGCTATCGGAGTCCAACAATAATGCAACATTATCTCTTATTCCCACTCTCGTAGTGTCCAACACTGACTCTCGTAATGTTTATACAAATTCCGATTGGAATACCGAAACAAACAGTCAGGTTGGATTGGACATCAAGTGGAACTGGTCATCAGACCTATTTATCAATGCCACTATCAATCCTGACTTCTCACAAATAGAAGCCGACGCAGCCCAGTTAGGTTTCAATGATAATTTTTCTTTGGAAGTAGAAGAAAAACGGTCATTTTTTCTGGAAAATGACGATATTTTTAGCAGCCAGTTTGATCTGGTGCACACTCGTAACATTAGTTCACCTAATTTAGGGATAAAAGTTACCGGAAGAAAAGACAAACATGCATACGGATTCTTCGCCATAGATGATGAATATACGACGATTCCGATTCCCGGAAACCTCGGCTCAGATTACATAACCCTCAACAAATCCAGTAAAAATACTGCATTACGCTATCGCTACGATGCCAATAAAGATTTTTATATTGGTATTCTTGGCACAATACGCACATCCGAAGATTATCACAACTACGTAGTCTCCTCCGACATGCACTACCGCATCACAGAACAAGACCTACTGCAAATTCAGCTTATACAAACACGTACCAATTATTCTGAAGCAATCAGCGAGCTCTTTTGTACAGGCGATAATTGCGCAGAACAAACACTACGTAATGTGAAATGCCAATTGAGCAACTGTAATATTGATGAGCAATACCTACGTACTTATATGCAAGAGGAAATCACCGGGGAAGCATACAAAATCATTTATAACCATGATGAGCGGGACTGGTATACCTATTCACGAATCCAGGATATCAGCGGTGGATTTAGAGCTGATTTAGGTTTTCAAACCCGCGTCGACCAAAACCGCGCCCTGTTCGGTGGCGGACTGAAATATTATGGCAATAGTGATCAATGGTGGAGCATTCTCGATATTTGGATTGACTATGACATTCTACGTAACGATGCTCGAGATGTATTAGAACGAGAACTGGAAGTCCATTTTGAGGTATATGGAGAAGCACAGTCCTATTTAACAATGGGCTATATTCATCGTAACGAAGTCGGTAAACGCTTGGATCCCAGTATATTGGATGTCGCTGGAAATACGGATATGTTCCAAGTGGATTACATAGAGATAGAAGCCAATATTCAACCTGTTTCTGGACTATATCTTGAATTGCTCGCGGATTTTGGTAATCGCATTGATTTCACCAATAATCGCCCAGCCAAACAATTTACTGCTACACCGACAATCATTTATAACATCAACCGCCACGCAAATTTGGAGCTCATGTATCATTATTTCTATCTGGAAGCTGATGACGAGGAAGTATCTTCAGCTCATGTTGCCGATATGAGACTCAGCTATAATTTTGATACCAGAAATTCACTGAAATTTAATGTGATATATACCGATGTCAGATATAACCTCAACAACCAACCAGCGTTATTACCTGAAAACTACCCTGATGAAAAATGGTCAGATATTTCAACCCAGCTAATCTATAGCTATAAAATTAACCCCCAAACGGTTATTTACGCTGGGTATTCTGATCATGCGGTTAAATACGACCAGCTTAACAATTATGAAAAAGACGATAAAAGCTTATTTATTAAATTCAGCTACGCGTGGATAAACTAG